From a region of the Mucilaginibacter auburnensis genome:
- a CDS encoding glycosyltransferase family 117 protein: MQYKKLNNILGWLCFAIAAVTYTLTLEPSVSFWDCGEFISCAYRLQVSHQPGYPLFAMLGKVFSLLSFGDRTKVAYFTNMGSAMASAATVMFLFWTITALAKKLLSKTATQWNGQQQTMLIMGAGLTGALCFAFSDTFWFSAVETIVFALSALCTSVVFWAIMKWDGQADEPDADKWLIFIAYIIGLSIGIHLLNLLTIPAITLVYFNRRNKVMSIKKVLIAFAVSVVILALVQFGIRQYTIKAAAYVDLYFVNSLGFGFNIGAILFFVLLVMTLAAGIIYSIKKQKPGLNLALLCVAFIYFGYGSFVYIPIRATANTNLNNSNPDNAFTLNSYLNRDQYGQMPLLYGPYFDAEIVERKDAGKMYIKGEKRYEESGVRPKYVFDHNTFFPRIYSRDGDDPQFYRQWQRIPEDRAPNFIDNIGFFLSWQTYQMYVRYFMWNFAGRVNEMDGQQRMGGLKGYVNGDWTTGILDGFKQLPKSVTSGTNYMPLYGLPLAIGLLGMWFHFRNSKRDALVVVLLWFFTGMAIVLYVNQPAVQPRERDYSYVCSFYAFAIWVGLGVIALATYLKKWLNENRAIIGSIAATFLLVPVLMACTEWRGHDRSTKTVARDMAYNYLISCPPNAILFTYGDNDTYPLWYAQEVENIRPDVRVVNISLLSADWYIRQMQGKMNESAPLPITMPFNKYKTGVRDVVFYRDNGEEGSAELSDIFKYITSDSTAMKGQSGAMFNILPTKNLKITLEKNAVIENNVLSAGQTPLLADSLVWQYNADFVMKDDLAILDILAHNNWKRPVCFTVTIGNGNLVGLQNYLYREGFTYRLLPLKPDTSLADQTHKVNTQVMYNNLMNKFRFGNYKHARYLDDESRTMFYAVTTAAFTLLAEELIKEGRSDLAVKVIRKYDSEMPAIFADMRSADTRLNVARLAYQLQQNSIAQSMANGIITYVTDILDYNARQLHGGTVNSYNVEEGIKILTELSRLNKEHDNLPLAKTLENKVKGYNSAFEKVLAKAD; the protein is encoded by the coding sequence ATGCAGTATAAAAAACTTAATAACATTTTAGGCTGGCTGTGTTTTGCCATTGCCGCTGTAACCTACACGCTCACATTGGAGCCTTCCGTAAGTTTTTGGGACTGCGGCGAATTTATTTCATGTGCGTATCGCTTACAGGTATCGCACCAGCCGGGTTACCCGCTGTTTGCCATGCTGGGCAAGGTGTTTTCGTTGTTATCATTCGGCGACCGAACTAAAGTGGCTTACTTTACCAATATGGGTTCGGCTATGGCCAGCGCGGCTACTGTTATGTTTTTGTTCTGGACAATAACTGCCCTTGCCAAAAAACTTCTTTCAAAAACCGCGACGCAATGGAACGGGCAACAGCAAACCATGTTGATAATGGGCGCAGGCCTAACAGGCGCCCTATGCTTTGCTTTTTCTGATACGTTTTGGTTCTCTGCCGTTGAGACTATCGTTTTTGCTTTATCGGCGCTTTGTACCTCGGTTGTGTTTTGGGCTATTATGAAGTGGGATGGGCAAGCTGACGAACCTGATGCCGATAAATGGCTCATATTTATTGCTTACATTATAGGCTTATCCATAGGCATACACCTGCTTAATTTGCTTACCATACCTGCCATTACGTTGGTTTATTTTAACCGTCGCAATAAGGTAATGAGTATAAAAAAAGTACTCATAGCATTTGCCGTTAGCGTTGTTATACTTGCGTTGGTACAATTTGGCATAAGGCAGTATACTATTAAGGCGGCCGCTTATGTTGATCTGTATTTTGTAAACTCCCTCGGTTTTGGCTTTAACATCGGGGCAATATTGTTTTTTGTATTGCTGGTGATGACTTTAGCTGCCGGCATCATCTACAGTATAAAAAAACAAAAACCTGGGCTTAACCTGGCTTTGTTGTGCGTGGCTTTTATTTACTTTGGTTACGGCTCGTTTGTTTACATCCCTATAAGAGCCACTGCTAACACAAATCTCAATAATTCAAATCCGGATAATGCTTTTACGCTGAACAGCTATTTGAACCGTGATCAATACGGGCAAATGCCGTTGTTGTATGGGCCGTATTTTGATGCCGAAATTGTTGAGCGCAAGGATGCCGGAAAGATGTATATAAAAGGGGAGAAGCGCTACGAAGAATCGGGCGTGCGACCCAAGTATGTTTTTGATCATAATACCTTTTTTCCGAGAATATACAGTCGCGATGGTGATGATCCGCAGTTTTACAGGCAGTGGCAACGCATACCGGAGGATAGGGCACCTAATTTTATTGACAACATAGGCTTCTTTTTAAGCTGGCAAACCTATCAAATGTATGTGCGCTACTTTATGTGGAATTTTGCCGGCAGGGTAAATGAAATGGACGGTCAGCAGCGCATGGGGGGCCTAAAAGGATATGTTAACGGCGATTGGACTACCGGGATTTTGGATGGCTTTAAACAGCTTCCCAAATCGGTTACAAGCGGTACTAATTATATGCCATTATACGGTTTGCCTTTGGCAATTGGGTTGCTGGGGATGTGGTTTCATTTTCGTAACAGTAAGCGCGATGCACTGGTGGTTGTTTTGCTGTGGTTTTTTACCGGGATGGCTATTGTGCTGTATGTTAACCAGCCTGCTGTGCAGCCCCGCGAACGCGATTACTCTTACGTGTGCTCGTTTTACGCATTTGCCATTTGGGTAGGGTTAGGTGTGATAGCATTGGCTACCTATTTAAAAAAATGGCTTAATGAAAATAGGGCCATTATTGGTTCAATTGCCGCAACTTTTTTGCTGGTGCCGGTTTTAATGGCTTGTACCGAATGGCGCGGACACGACAGGTCAACGAAAACAGTGGCGCGCGATATGGCTTATAATTACCTTATATCATGCCCGCCTAACGCTATTTTATTTACCTATGGCGATAACGACACCTACCCGCTGTGGTATGCCCAGGAAGTGGAAAATATACGCCCGGATGTAAGGGTGGTTAATATCAGCCTGCTATCGGCAGATTGGTACATACGGCAGATGCAGGGAAAAATGAACGAATCGGCTCCGTTGCCTATCACCATGCCTTTCAACAAATATAAAACCGGAGTGCGCGATGTGGTTTTTTACAGGGATAACGGCGAGGAAGGAAGCGCTGAACTAAGTGACATATTTAAGTACATCACTTCGGACAGTACAGCAATGAAAGGTCAAAGCGGTGCTATGTTTAACATCCTCCCAACAAAAAACCTGAAAATAACCCTTGAGAAAAATGCTGTCATTGAAAATAATGTTTTGAGTGCGGGGCAAACTCCGTTGTTAGCAGATAGCTTAGTGTGGCAATATAATGCTGATTTTGTAATGAAGGATGATCTGGCTATACTGGATATACTTGCCCATAACAACTGGAAACGCCCGGTTTGTTTTACTGTTACGATAGGGAATGGTAACCTTGTAGGTTTACAAAATTACCTGTATAGAGAGGGTTTTACCTACAGATTATTACCATTAAAGCCGGATACTTCACTTGCCGACCAGACTCATAAAGTAAATACGCAGGTAATGTATAATAACCTGATGAACAAATTCAGGTTTGGTAATTATAAGCACGCGCGGTATCTGGATGATGAGAGCCGAACCATGTTCTATGCTGTTACCACGGCAGCGTTTACCTTGCTGGCCGAAGAATTGATAAAGGAAGGCAGATCTGATTTAGCCGTAAAGGTTATCCGCAAATATGATAGCGAAATGCCTGCTATATTTGCTGACATGCGCTCGGCAGATACCCGTTTAAATGTAGCGCGGCTGGCTTATCAGTTACAACAAAATAGTATCGCCCAAAGTATGGCCAATGGTATAATTACCTACGTTACCGATATTTTAGATTATAACGCCCGTCAATTGCACGGAGGAACAGTTAACAGTTATAACGTGGAAGAAGGGATAAAAATACTTACAGAATTATCTCGATTAAATAAAGAGCATGATAACTTACCCTTAGCTAAAACATTAGAAAATAAGGTTAAAGGTTACAACAGCGCATTTGAAAAAGTTTTAGCCAAAGCCGATTAA